The genomic stretch TGACGGTTATTACGCCGTCTCCAACAGCGTAAATCTCCGTACCCATGGGTGCCGCGTAATCAATACCTCGGTGAGCTCTCGTGTATCCAAGAACAGGATGCATCCTGGAACTTGAATAGGGAGAGCTTATTCTACCGAACGGAACCGGCATCTTGAGGAACATCGTTCGAAGTGAAGCCCCGTCACGGTGATAGTGATCGAGTATTAACGCTGTACCGTCAGGCGCCAGTGAATCCGGCTGGTGGAAGAAGGGTATGGCTTCGGTAATTCCGCCCAGCGCGAAGTTATACTTGGCAGCGATAATTCTTCTGAATACGGTTTCTGCAGATCCGGGATACCGGGTCTCCTCGAGAAGCACCCAGACGCTGTCCCCCGGCTGCACATCGTAATAGAAATCGATGTCGTAAACGAAAAGCCTGTTCGCGAGTTCGTTCTCCAGCCCTTTTATATAGGCTACTTCTCTTACCGAATCACGCGGTGTAACTATATGCCCCGAAGGTGTAAGGTCTGAGGGGACTCCGCTTCTGGCGATACTCTCCCATACGGAACTGTTCACAACAAGTATTACGGAACGAAATCTTGTGTATTGATCTTCAGAATCCCAGTACCAGTCAACAGGTTCTGAAGTTCCTTCGAATTCTATACAGTAGTATCCCCTTCCGTTTCTGGGCCTTGCCCTGACTTCTACAAGGGTATCCCTTGAATAAACCGCTTCCAGAGTATCTCCGATGTGAACCGAAGTCCAGCCAAGGCTGTCTATGAAAACCTCACAGCAGTTAAGGTACCTGTTCCCCTCAATACCTGTTGAATACAGAAGCGCGCCAAGTGTTCCGCCCTCTTCAACGCAGGCGGTTCTTATTTCCAGTGTATCCGCAAGAATTGAGTTCAGTGAATCGGTTAAGTGTTCAAGCTCGGAGAAATGACACTGGAATGGCCATGCGCGACCTGAATCTGGAGAATGGGGGGTCTTGAAAAGAAATGTAGCTCCAAGCGCAAGAAGAAATATCGAGATAAGAACCACTCTTGATCGCATTTGATGACCCCGATTATCGCTAGTTAAAGATTCTTGATACCCACGACTTCAAACGAGCCATTGGTCTTTCCCGTGTTTTCTTCTGTTCGCCCTCAGAGGATTTAATCGCTTCCATTATCCGTCCAATATCCACATTGCTTTTTACCGTTCTGACGATCTCGGATATCTTGACAGATTCGCCAGGCTCGATCTTGAATATCCGCTTGTTCAGAACTGATACAGAGTCCCCGGCGCTTCTCAAGGATCTGTAAAGTGGAATATCCAGCTTATCGCAGGCATCAACTACATAAGATTCATTTTCAGACGGTTTTCCACAGAGTACTATCGCCCCGGGTCCCTTTTCCAGATTGCCTGAAAGCCTTCTGGTTACTATTGCGTCAATAACCTCATGCCTTTTTGAACTGAGAAGCAGAGCTCCTTCCGGACTGTCTGAAATATCCGAAATGATTTCGTAGCTGCTTCCGAACCCTGCGATAAAACCCTCAATTGGAATATCCAGGTTCTTTTTCCTGGAAATGATAGTTTCAACACCAAGTTCACGTCCCAGCATTCCTATTGAAGGCTTCGCGAAAGAGGTCACATATGGAATATATCCGAAAACCGGTATCCCCCTCTCGGAGAACCAGGGATCGAGATACTTCCGGATCTTGTCCATTTTGTTTTCGCGTACTCTGTTTATCACAACTCCCAGCAGCGGTATCTTCCTGTCATGGAAAAGACTCTGACAGAGTGTAAATCTGTCTATGGTTCTTCCTATCCCCGCGTTGAGGACCATGAGT from Candidatus Aegiribacteria sp. encodes the following:
- a CDS encoding M23 family metallopeptidase yields the protein MRSRVVLISIFLLALGATFLFKTPHSPDSGRAWPFQCHFSELEHLTDSLNSILADTLEIRTACVEEGGTLGALLYSTGIEGNRYLNCCEVFIDSLGWTSVHIGDTLEAVYSRDTLVEVRARPRNGRGYYCIEFEGTSEPVDWYWDSEDQYTRFRSVILVVNSSVWESIARSGVPSDLTPSGHIVTPRDSVREVAYIKGLENELANRLFVYDIDFYYDVQPGDSVWVLLEETRYPGSAETVFRRIIAAKYNFALGGITEAIPFFHQPDSLAPDGTALILDHYHRDGASLRTMFLKMPVPFGRISSPYSSSRMHPVLGYTRAHRGIDYAAPMGTEIYAVGDGVITVRGVCGGYGNLVRVRHANGYETGYGHMSSYASSQTIGSYVRQGDVIGYIGSTGLSTGPHLHFEMKKNGSYVNPATEILPPANPLIEDDLDSFMIQLPILESTWSRMAGTDIPVSPDENTSMDSTAAE
- a CDS encoding AAA family ATPase codes for the protein MDQNGIYIAGSDANAGKTTFSLGLVSWLEEHLEGGVSFMKPLGQKTTLLDGESVGEDTFLVNTSLGLEIPQKYTAPFAMSSGISEKFLAEGHPSDIEKKIKKAYSYLKSISDIVVVEGTGHPGVGSVFNLCNASVAGIMNIPVLMVLNAGIGRTIDRFTLCQSLFHDRKIPLLGVVINRVRENKMDKIRKYLDPWFSERGIPVFGYIPYVTSFAKPSIGMLGRELGVETIISRKKNLDIPIEGFIAGFGSSYEIISDISDSPEGALLLSSKRHEVIDAIVTRRLSGNLEKGPGAIVLCGKPSENESYVVDACDKLDIPLYRSLRSAGDSVSVLNKRIFKIEPGESVKISEIVRTVKSNVDIGRIMEAIKSSEGEQKKTRERPMARLKSWVSRIFN